A window of the Bombina bombina isolate aBomBom1 chromosome 3, aBomBom1.pri, whole genome shotgun sequence genome harbors these coding sequences:
- the LOC128652330 gene encoding putative uncharacterized protein DDB_G0282133, which produces MANKTSIFELRSYMYDDLRSLINKDKTEFLKTLENKKETLDDLMKLLEKKLTTELKCRTEYLFLEKYLEVKRVPRGLRIKKECSFKVEDEEFKRKWREILEDASMKLMKLIKDHRGDILISLGNEINDIESKLSDYKDSLEYKNSEKRIKDNMEELKSYLLKIKMDKFERDDQDYKHFEEGNYADTYTTHRWRHNRFRNNTQHPQEKTERSTNENRNVVQQENRVKTSYNNYRSEWNGVRHNYQRNPYNETSNNRENRPFFQNVRRQYYEGNRLNSHNSQREGDKRRNNGNKNFNENWNHDRNYDRDYDWRNHNTEGSEIIRENNVPLYNRFAPLEREQDMVDNHGSQTERHTQSYANPSTATNHHFLGRGQNTYNEPVLEAKEQRLGQRKRNHSGGEENGEEAYRKPTDKRKK; this is translated from the coding sequence atggcaaataaaacAAGTATTTTTGAATTACGATCTTATATGTATGATGATTTAAGATCCTTAATAAACAAAGATAAGACAGAATTTCTGAAAACtctagaaaacaaaaaagaaacactaGATGACTTAATGAAACTTTTAGAAAAGAAATTAACAACTGAACTTAAATGTAGAACTGAGTATCTATTTTTAGAAAAGTATCTGGAAGTTAAAAGAGTACCTAGAGGTCTTAGAATAAAAAAGGAGTGCTCTTTTAAAGTTGAAGATGAGGAATTTAAAAGAAAATGGAGGGAGATTTTGGAGGATGCCTCCATGAAACTAATGAAACTAATCAAAGACCATAGGGGTGACATCCTAATAAGTCTAGGGAATGAAATTAATGACATAGAATCAAAACTAAGTGATTATAAAGACTCATTAGAGTATAAAAACAGTGAGAAAAGAATCAAAGATAATATGGAAGAATTAAAAAGCTACctcctaaaaataaaaatggacaaaTTTGAAAGAGATGATCAGGATTACAAACATTTTGAGGAAGGGAACTATGCTGATACCTATACAACACACAGGTGGCGTCATAATAGATTTAGGAATAATACACAACACCCACAAGAAAAGACTGAGAGAAGTACAAATGAAAATAGAAATGTAGTACAACAAGAAAATAGAGTAAAGACCAGCTATAACAATTATAGATCTGAATGGAATGGTGTTAGACATAATTATCAAAGAAACCCATATAATGAAACCTCCAATAATAGAGAAAATAGACCATTCTTCCAAAATGTAAGAAGACAATACTATGAAGGAAATAGACTGAATTCCCATAACTCACAAAGAGAGGGTGATAAAAGGCGGAATAATGGAAATAAGAATTTTAATGAAAATTGGAATCATGATAGGAATTATGATAGGGATTATGATTGGAGAAATCATAATACGGAGGGATCAGAGATAATAAGAGAGAATAATGTTCCCTTATATAATAGATTTGCTCCTTTGGAAAGAGAGCAAGATATGGTAGATAACCATGGCTCACAGACCGAAAGACATACACAAAGTTATGCCAATCCCTCAACAGCTACTAATCATCATTTTTTAGGGAGAGGACAGAACACGTACAACGAACCAGTGTTAGAAGCAAAGGAACAAAGATTAGGTCAAAGAAAAAGAAATCACTCAGGAGGAGAGGAAAACGGGGAAGAGGCCTACAGAAAGCCAACAGACAAAAGAAAGAAGTGA